One genomic region from Methanonatronarchaeum thermophilum encodes:
- a CDS encoding metal ABC transporter solute-binding protein, Zn/Mn family: MKITKKQTTLITIILLITIITAGTAYIATDEITQQDADLHIALTIPPQTQIAEKIGGDKITTTTMVPPGEDPHTAEPNPQRLQDLSKADIYFKIGSGLEFEDRHMDTITEQNKNMKIADSSQNITLQDMEHTCCPDCNHDHDHDHDHNHDYKDPHIWLSPSNVVQMTENLLEVMVELDPENADYYEQNAEQYISNLKSIDNEIKTGLMNHSEEKFMIFHPSLGYFAHEYNLEQIPIEEEGEEPGPAGQQRIIDQAREEGIQTIFVSPEFDQSAAQSIADEIDGEVVLLNPLEKELDDNLLDIYNKLKDSLE, translated from the coding sequence ATGAAAATAACAAAAAAACAAACCACCCTAATCACCATAATACTCCTCATAACAATCATAACAGCCGGAACCGCATACATCGCCACCGACGAAATAACCCAACAAGACGCAGACCTCCACATCGCCCTAACAATACCACCACAAACACAAATCGCAGAAAAAATAGGCGGAGACAAAATCACAACAACCACCATGGTACCACCAGGCGAAGACCCACACACAGCCGAACCAAACCCACAAAGACTCCAAGACCTATCCAAAGCAGACATATACTTCAAAATAGGATCAGGACTCGAATTCGAAGATAGACACATGGACACAATAACCGAACAAAACAAAAACATGAAAATAGCCGACTCAAGCCAAAACATAACACTACAGGACATGGAACACACCTGCTGTCCCGACTGCAACCATGATCACGACCATGATCACGACCATAACCATGACTATAAGGACCCTCATATCTGGTTATCCCCATCTAATGTGGTGCAGATGACTGAAAACCTACTTGAGGTTATGGTTGAACTGGACCCTGAAAACGCAGATTACTATGAACAAAACGCGGAACAATATATCTCCAACTTGAAATCTATTGACAATGAAATTAAAACTGGTTTGATGAACCATTCTGAAGAGAAGTTTATGATATTTCATCCAAGCCTCGGATACTTTGCTCACGAATACAATCTAGAGCAGATTCCAATCGAGGAAGAGGGTGAAGAGCCTGGACCGGCCGGTCAACAGCGGATAATTGACCAAGCCAGAGAAGAAGGGATCCAAACCATCTTTGTTTCACCTGAATTCGATCAATCTGCAGCCCAATCGATAGCCGATGAAATCGATGGCGAGGTAGTGCTTCTGAACCCATTAGAGAAAGAACTTGATGATAACCTACTCGATATCTACAACAAGTTGAAGGACTCATTGGAATGA
- a CDS encoding metal-dependent transcriptional regulator, which translates to MYIDKTEKNIQYLRTIIKKNGHKKPIGPSTVAKERNISRAGAYKKMKKLSKQGYGDYIPGKGFLITEKGLKTIKNEIKKHHIVENFLRTHLNLTPEESCKESYKIAPSFSEKLIKKIEQNSEINMKYRCNFHTQQKITNKHLPECHWIKEKTLKIK; encoded by the coding sequence ATGTATATTGATAAAACAGAAAAAAACATCCAATACCTAAGAACCATCATAAAGAAAAACGGCCACAAAAAACCAATAGGCCCCTCAACAGTAGCAAAAGAACGAAACATAAGCAGAGCAGGCGCATACAAAAAAATGAAAAAACTATCAAAACAAGGATACGGAGACTACATACCAGGAAAAGGCTTCCTAATAACAGAAAAAGGCCTCAAAACAATAAAAAACGAAATAAAAAAACACCACATAGTCGAAAACTTCCTTAGAACACACCTAAACCTAACACCCGAAGAATCCTGCAAAGAATCATACAAAATCGCACCATCATTCAGCGAAAAACTAATCAAAAAAATCGAACAAAACTCCGAAATCAATATGAAATACAGATGCAACTTCCATACACAACAAAAAATCACAAACAAACACCTACCCGAATGCCACTGGATAAAAGAAAAAACACTAAAAATCAAATGA
- a CDS encoding sulfide-dependent adenosine diphosphate thiazole synthase yields MNVDDKFVSKAIIDEFSKDFLDSLSVDVAIGGAGPAGMVAAKYLAENDIKTAVFERKLSVGGGMWGGGMMFPRIVIKEKSLPILDDLNINYREYQDGYYIANSIESVGQTAAEAVKAGAEIYNLMTVEDLHYKENKVNGVVINWSSVDLAGLHVDPLTIESKITIDATGHDCELVKVAQERINKKLNTKTGKIMGEKSMWAEQGEKDVVELTGEVLPGLYVTGMAVNAVHGKPRMGPIFEGMLLSGKKVAEQCIKKLK; encoded by the coding sequence TTGAATGTTGACGATAAATTTGTATCAAAAGCAATAATAGACGAATTCAGCAAAGACTTCCTCGACTCACTATCAGTAGACGTAGCAATAGGCGGCGCCGGCCCCGCCGGAATGGTAGCAGCAAAATACCTAGCAGAAAACGACATCAAAACAGCCGTATTCGAAAGAAAACTAAGCGTAGGCGGAGGCATGTGGGGCGGAGGCATGATGTTCCCCCGAATAGTCATAAAAGAAAAAAGCCTACCAATCCTAGACGACCTCAACATAAACTACAGAGAATACCAAGACGGCTACTACATAGCCAACTCAATAGAAAGCGTAGGCCAAACCGCCGCAGAAGCAGTAAAAGCAGGAGCAGAAATATACAACCTAATGACAGTAGAAGACCTACACTACAAAGAAAACAAAGTCAATGGAGTAGTCATCAACTGGAGCTCAGTAGACCTAGCCGGACTACACGTAGACCCACTAACAATAGAATCAAAAATAACAATCGACGCAACAGGACACGACTGCGAACTTGTTAAAGTAGCACAAGAACGAATAAACAAAAAACTAAACACAAAAACCGGGAAAATAATGGGTGAAAAATCCATGTGGGCCGAACAAGGCGAAAAAGACGTCGTAGAACTAACAGGAGAAGTACTACCAGGCCTATACGTAACAGGCATGGCCGTAAACGCAGTCCACGGAAAACCAAGAATGGGTCCAATATTCGAAGGAATGCTACTATCAGGCAAAAAAGTAGCAGAACAATGCATCAAAAAACTAAAATAA
- a CDS encoding DUF192 domain-containing protein translates to MIETKDGVVVAREIDVADTYLTRMKGLMFKLNPPDDYAMVFIFKEEKEVNLHMLFVPFNITALFLDERDRVRKISKLEAWRGRAKGVAQKIIEIPEKNYKEVDVGEKLIIDI, encoded by the coding sequence ATGATAGAGACCAAGGATGGAGTGGTGGTTGCAAGGGAGATTGATGTTGCAGACACATACCTAACGAGAATGAAGGGATTGATGTTCAAACTTAATCCACCAGATGACTATGCGATGGTTTTTATTTTTAAGGAAGAAAAGGAGGTAAATCTCCACATGCTTTTTGTCCCATTCAACATCACGGCTCTTTTTTTAGATGAGAGGGATAGGGTTAGGAAGATTAGTAAGCTGGAGGCATGGAGAGGTAGGGCGAAGGGAGTTGCTCAAAAAATAATTGAAATACCAGAAAAGAACTATAAGGAAGTGGATGTGGGGGAGAAATTGATAATAGATATATAA
- the tatC gene encoding twin-arginine translocase subunit TatC: MENRDFGDPDGDEERPLMEHILELRDRMVVTLVGIIILSVIAFIFSFELIGWVVEPVMDPSELVVYDPLETILIQFNFSFIFAIGVGLPLIIYEAFKFMEPGLFENEKRFFALITPGSVLLFFMGVAVAYFLVVPVVANLVFYMGEGVVEPAISIELAYNFVMSIIATFGFLFQLPIVMLLAIKIDLISPTFLKDKRIFFYIGFFVIASIVSPDPTLVSQMIVTVVFIILYEASLAVGWYLTPRTEQDIKTFFRKFERTGGVFGAGGGLLAWYIAIQLGLPWWILVSIVALIFYIGHRLSFKVILNNKIMNVGILGPIIAVLAGYTLLEPNVNEITLIITTTILIVGLTYLLETVQKKLVR; the protein is encoded by the coding sequence ATGGAGAATAGAGATTTCGGGGATCCGGATGGGGATGAAGAACGTCCTTTGATGGAGCATATCCTCGAGCTTAGGGACAGAATGGTCGTAACACTGGTCGGCATAATAATACTGTCAGTTATAGCTTTCATATTCTCGTTTGAATTGATTGGTTGGGTTGTTGAACCGGTTATGGATCCAAGCGAGTTGGTTGTCTACGATCCTTTGGAAACTATTTTAATACAGTTTAATTTTTCTTTCATCTTCGCGATCGGTGTTGGCCTGCCTTTAATAATATATGAGGCTTTCAAGTTTATGGAGCCGGGGCTTTTCGAAAATGAAAAGAGGTTTTTTGCATTGATAACTCCTGGGTCGGTGCTGCTTTTCTTCATGGGAGTAGCTGTTGCATATTTCCTGGTTGTACCGGTTGTAGCAAACCTTGTTTTTTATATGGGTGAAGGGGTTGTAGAGCCGGCTATATCGATAGAGCTTGCCTATAACTTTGTTATGTCGATTATAGCGACTTTCGGGTTTTTGTTCCAACTTCCAATAGTAATGTTGCTGGCTATTAAGATCGATTTGATTTCACCGACATTTCTCAAAGACAAACGGATATTCTTTTATATTGGTTTCTTCGTGATAGCGAGCATTGTTTCGCCTGACCCTACACTTGTTTCACAGATGATAGTTACAGTGGTCTTCATAATACTTTATGAAGCAAGTTTAGCGGTGGGTTGGTATCTAACACCTAGAACGGAGCAGGATATCAAGACATTTTTCCGTAAGTTTGAGAGAACAGGTGGTGTTTTTGGAGCAGGGGGTGGATTGCTTGCATGGTATATCGCTATACAGCTAGGGCTTCCATGGTGGATATTGGTTTCTATAGTAGCATTGATATTTTATATTGGCCATAGATTAAGCTTCAAAGTAATATTAAACAACAAAATAATGAATGTGGGTATTTTAGGACCGATAATAGCTGTATTAGCTGGATATACATTGTTGGAGCCCAACGTCAACGAGATCACGTTGATTATAACAACAACCATCTTGATTGTTGGATTGACATACCTACTTGAAACGGTGCAAAAAAAATTAGTTAGATAG
- a CDS encoding Glu/Leu/Phe/Val family dehydrogenase, giving the protein MVDTGFSSYIHKAGAAVGVDESVIDRIIKPEKVLESYVSLVVDGEPKTYRCIRCQHSSLLGPYKGGVRFHPNISIEETLELAQTMTFKNAVVGVPFGGAKGAVCCNPKKMSHEEQMELSRLYIKSLSGFIGPKKDIPAPDVNTGPENMAVMMDSYSELTGQNTPAVVTGKPVEVGGTAIRTGATGRGVATVYKEYIKDVGYPIDEVTVGIQGFGKVGQVAAKHIEMMGSKVVGVSDSNGAIHNRDGLPTQEVIDWKKKTGSVVDFDKATNITNDQLITHDLDILIPAALANAIDKDTASKIKAKAIIEAANNPVTPKADKKLNKAGVTVIPDILANAGGVTASYLEWIQNTQHYNWRQKKLHNELDNRMKTAYNEVKKTHEKNEQNYRESAMQVALKKLVKTLKIRKPMYQK; this is encoded by the coding sequence GTGGTTGACACTGGTTTTTCAAGCTATATACATAAGGCAGGTGCGGCAGTTGGTGTTGATGAATCGGTTATAGATAGGATTATTAAGCCTGAAAAGGTTTTAGAGAGCTATGTATCTCTTGTTGTAGATGGAGAGCCTAAAACCTACAGATGTATCCGGTGTCAACATTCATCCCTATTAGGTCCCTACAAAGGTGGTGTGCGTTTCCATCCAAATATATCTATAGAAGAAACTTTAGAGCTAGCTCAGACAATGACTTTTAAAAACGCTGTTGTTGGAGTGCCTTTTGGAGGGGCTAAAGGAGCCGTCTGTTGTAATCCTAAAAAAATGAGCCATGAAGAACAAATGGAGTTGTCAAGACTTTATATAAAGAGTTTAAGCGGTTTTATTGGTCCTAAAAAAGATATTCCAGCTCCAGACGTTAACACTGGACCTGAAAACATGGCCGTTATGATGGATAGTTATTCAGAACTGACTGGTCAGAACACACCTGCCGTAGTAACCGGTAAACCTGTTGAAGTTGGTGGAACCGCCATAAGAACAGGTGCTACAGGCCGGGGAGTAGCCACTGTATACAAAGAGTATATAAAAGATGTTGGTTATCCAATCGATGAAGTAACAGTCGGTATTCAAGGATTTGGTAAAGTAGGGCAGGTAGCTGCAAAACACATAGAGATGATGGGTAGTAAGGTTGTCGGGGTAAGTGACTCTAATGGAGCAATACACAACAGAGATGGACTGCCAACACAAGAAGTTATTGATTGGAAAAAAAAGACAGGTTCTGTTGTTGATTTCGATAAAGCCACAAACATAACCAACGATCAACTAATAACCCACGACTTAGATATATTGATTCCAGCAGCACTAGCAAACGCCATAGACAAAGACACAGCAAGTAAAATAAAAGCTAAAGCCATAATAGAAGCTGCAAACAACCCAGTAACTCCAAAAGCCGATAAAAAACTAAATAAAGCCGGAGTCACAGTAATACCGGATATATTAGCAAACGCCGGTGGAGTAACAGCATCATACCTCGAGTGGATCCAAAACACACAGCACTACAACTGGAGACAAAAGAAACTACATAACGAACTTGACAACAGAATGAAAACTGCATACAACGAAGTTAAAAAAACACACGAAAAAAACGAACAAAACTACAGAGAAAGCGCAATGCAGGTCGCACTAAAAAAACTTGTGAAAACCCTAAAAATCCGTAAACCAATGTACCAAAAATAG
- a CDS encoding ferredoxin, protein MKIIVDQDACIGCGICSDVCSEVFETDDLDISQIVTEYRNEDVNVGEVDEEIDCIDIAVEDCPVAAIEIE, encoded by the coding sequence ATGAAAATTATTGTAGATCAAGACGCCTGTATTGGGTGTGGTATATGTTCAGATGTCTGTAGTGAGGTTTTTGAGACAGATGACCTTGACATCTCTCAAATCGTTACAGAATATAGAAACGAGGATGTTAACGTAGGCGAGGTCGATGAAGAAATAGATTGCATAGATATAGCCGTTGAAGACTGTCCCGTAGCCGCAATAGAAATCGAGTAA
- a CDS encoding radical SAM protein, with product MENNNKSISTGEIATGCKHCRKGAKAVLFLTGICDQNCYYCPISKKRKNKDKTWINEKLVKTPKDVFIEIENMNATGTGITGGEPLLKQKKLFKYIKTLKNRYGGDHHIHLYTSKPPKTKTIKKLSKHGLDEIRYHIKNLNLQPYLKPIKQSTKHMETGIEIPAIPNKTREIQKIINQTHQHIDFYNLNEFEYSETNYNKIKQKNHKPIGETTHAIKNSRETATKIINQNQNKPIHFCTSNYKDSIQLRKRLQRTAKQKAKPYDEITKDGTLIRAIITGKPPKQTKKILKTQYNVPKNKIGQHKQKTETAWWIADQIHIELQTKHQLKTDIIEIYPTSNRFQVQKIPLNKKENKNKKEK from the coding sequence ATGGAAAACAACAATAAATCGATAAGCACTGGAGAAATAGCAACAGGATGTAAACACTGCAGAAAAGGAGCAAAAGCTGTCCTATTCCTCACAGGAATATGTGACCAAAACTGCTACTACTGCCCAATCTCAAAAAAACGAAAAAACAAAGATAAAACATGGATCAATGAAAAACTAGTAAAAACACCTAAAGACGTATTCATAGAAATAGAAAACATGAATGCCACTGGAACAGGAATAACCGGTGGAGAACCACTACTAAAACAAAAAAAACTATTCAAATACATAAAAACACTAAAAAACCGATATGGGGGAGACCATCACATCCACCTATACACATCAAAACCCCCTAAAACCAAAACAATAAAAAAACTAAGCAAACACGGATTAGATGAAATCAGATACCACATAAAAAACCTAAACCTCCAACCCTACCTCAAACCAATCAAACAATCAACCAAACACATGGAAACAGGAATAGAAATACCCGCCATACCCAACAAAACCAGAGAAATACAAAAAATAATAAACCAAACACACCAACACATAGACTTCTACAACCTAAACGAATTCGAATACTCAGAAACAAACTACAACAAAATCAAACAAAAAAACCACAAACCAATCGGAGAAACCACACACGCAATAAAAAACAGCCGAGAAACAGCAACCAAAATAATAAACCAAAACCAAAACAAACCAATCCACTTCTGCACATCCAACTACAAAGACTCAATCCAACTAAGAAAAAGACTACAAAGAACAGCAAAACAAAAAGCAAAACCATACGACGAAATAACAAAAGACGGAACACTAATAAGAGCAATAATCACCGGAAAACCACCCAAACAAACAAAAAAAATACTAAAAACCCAATACAACGTACCCAAAAACAAAATAGGACAACACAAACAAAAAACAGAAACAGCATGGTGGATAGCAGACCAAATACACATCGAACTACAAACAAAACACCAACTAAAAACAGACATAATCGAAATATACCCAACCTCAAACAGATTCCAAGTACAAAAAATACCACTCAACAAAAAAGAAAACAAAAACAAAAAAGAAAAATAA
- the lysS gene encoding lysine--tRNA ligase has translation MHWSISKADEAVKWKGDRHVVASGISPSGPIHYGNFREILTADLMHKALGRVEADSELIFIFDDFDPLRKVYPYLDSSYREHVGKPLTMVPDPEGCHGSYAEHYATEFIGCLDTLGINPEIKYASELYKNGDFSKVTAKALDETKKIREILEEETGRELPDGWLPYNPLCSECGRISTTTPHDYKDLKVSYTCECGYQGTAKIEEGEGKLPWRVDWPAKWTVLGVTVEPFGKDHAADGGSYDTGKRISKEVYGYEQPYPIIYEQVGLKGEGEMSSSKGIALTPKRMLEFLPPEIIRYMLVEKPPNRHIEIDTGFGMIQTINNYQKHEQQYYNNELDQEKEQTYELSQPNNQPPKQKPNQIPFKHLVNAVQISNDREGIQKILERTGHWNQEVNQEWIEQWIERAKTWVQEYAPEKAKFQIQKELPPQTDELNQKQAKFLKKLSKKIKNNEYSDQELKNQIYNIFKKHDLQPRQAFASIYIALLGRPSGPRAAWFLLSLDQEFVVNRLEKAAENAEKNV, from the coding sequence TTGCATTGGTCTATTTCGAAAGCGGATGAAGCGGTGAAGTGGAAAGGAGACAGACATGTTGTAGCTTCGGGTATCTCTCCTTCGGGTCCGATTCATTATGGAAATTTTAGGGAGATATTGACGGCTGATTTGATGCATAAAGCGTTAGGTAGGGTTGAGGCGGATTCAGAGTTGATATTTATTTTTGATGATTTTGATCCTTTGAGAAAGGTGTATCCGTATCTTGATTCTAGCTATCGTGAACATGTGGGTAAGCCTTTAACCATGGTTCCAGATCCAGAGGGATGTCATGGGTCTTATGCAGAACATTATGCCACCGAGTTTATAGGTTGTCTTGATACTTTAGGTATAAATCCGGAGATAAAGTATGCAAGTGAGTTATACAAGAACGGTGATTTCTCAAAAGTAACTGCAAAAGCCCTTGATGAAACTAAGAAAATAAGGGAGATATTGGAGGAAGAAACTGGACGGGAACTTCCGGATGGATGGCTCCCGTATAACCCATTATGTAGTGAGTGTGGCCGGATATCTACAACGACTCCACATGACTACAAAGACCTAAAGGTCTCTTATACGTGTGAATGTGGGTATCAAGGAACTGCTAAAATCGAGGAAGGTGAGGGTAAACTACCATGGAGAGTGGACTGGCCGGCTAAATGGACAGTTTTAGGCGTAACGGTGGAGCCTTTTGGAAAAGACCATGCAGCTGATGGTGGTTCATACGACACCGGTAAAAGAATCTCAAAAGAGGTATATGGATACGAACAACCATACCCAATCATATACGAACAGGTAGGTTTGAAAGGCGAAGGCGAGATGTCAAGCTCGAAAGGAATAGCTTTAACACCGAAAAGAATGTTAGAGTTCCTACCACCGGAAATAATAAGATATATGTTGGTTGAGAAACCACCAAACCGGCATATCGAAATTGACACAGGGTTCGGCATGATACAAACAATAAACAACTACCAAAAACACGAACAACAGTACTACAACAACGAGCTCGACCAAGAGAAAGAACAAACATACGAACTCTCACAACCCAACAACCAACCTCCAAAACAAAAACCAAATCAAATACCATTCAAACACCTTGTAAACGCAGTACAGATTTCAAACGACAGAGAAGGAATACAAAAAATACTTGAAAGAACAGGCCATTGGAACCAAGAAGTAAACCAAGAATGGATAGAACAATGGATAGAAAGAGCCAAAACATGGGTACAAGAATACGCACCAGAAAAAGCAAAATTCCAGATACAAAAAGAACTACCACCACAAACCGATGAACTAAACCAAAAACAAGCAAAGTTCCTGAAAAAACTCAGTAAAAAAATAAAAAACAATGAATACAGCGACCAAGAACTAAAAAACCAAATCTACAACATATTCAAAAAACATGACCTACAGCCCAGACAAGCATTCGCATCAATATACATAGCATTGTTAGGCAGGCCATCAGGACCCAGAGCAGCATGGTTCCTACTATCACTAGACCAAGAATTCGTAGTAAACAGACTAGAAAAAGCAGCAGAAAACGCAGAAAAAAACGTGTGA
- the cutA gene encoding divalent-cation tolerance protein CutA has translation MVKIGYVVTGSKQESQKIAEALVQERLIACANLIGEIESIYWWNSEINKDKEHALIVKTTEQAVEQTKNKIKELHSYENPAILFFDVNQTTEIYQNWIQEEVKE, from the coding sequence ATGGTTAAAATTGGATATGTAGTAACTGGGTCTAAGCAGGAGTCACAGAAAATCGCTGAAGCGTTGGTTCAAGAAAGATTGATAGCTTGTGCTAACCTAATAGGGGAGATTGAATCTATATATTGGTGGAACAGTGAGATAAACAAAGATAAAGAACATGCTTTAATAGTTAAAACAACCGAACAAGCTGTTGAACAAACAAAAAACAAAATTAAAGAACTACATAGCTACGAAAACCCAGCAATACTATTCTTCGATGTAAACCAAACAACCGAAATATATCAAAACTGGATACAAGAAGAAGTAAAAGAATAA
- a CDS encoding helix-turn-helix domain-containing protein — translation MERMWSKVGDGSPEPIKKVVEEVTLWSMTMNRSYKYRPYPSEQDKQELEKHLELCRQIYNHFPEELNAADNILGKGLTEVTPAETATSTDNKHQIQFCNVPASSVIETGNPFHTKAYPRYGSR, via the coding sequence ATGGAACGAATGTGGAGTAAGGTTGGGGATGGATCACCTGAACCAATAAAAAAAGTTGTTGAGGAAGTTACCTTATGGAGTATGACTATGAATAGGAGTTACAAGTATCGTCCCTACCCTTCAGAACAGGACAAGCAAGAACTGGAAAAACATCTTGAACTGTGCCGACAAATCTACAACCACTTCCCTGAAGAACTCAACGCAGCAGATAATATTTTAGGTAAGGGACTTACCGAAGTTACGCCTGCGGAGACTGCAACCTCTACAGACAACAAACACCAGATTCAGTTCTGTAATGTACCTGCAAGTAGCGTCATCGAAACAGGAAACCCCTTCCACACCAAAGCATACCCGAGGTATGGTAGTAGGTAG
- a CDS encoding site-2 protease family protein yields MEIYYLILAFFAFWIILNILNYKGYLERLGFSLDSALFLAWRTEKGKQLMDYIAKRWRKPLKKLGTLNIILSLAAILIVTIFLAFQLFIIVLGPDLVTDVAISEAILLPGLALPIIFGLIALIVAVVIHEFSHAIYARVENIGVESVGFGLLAVLPLAFVEPKIEDIKQSTRIQKLKMFSSGPASNIYLAAISIIIVFLIITTTFTPVSPGIGVVEVQENSPAYQAGIQEDMIITGVNNQTIETHQEFQDIINQHNPGDTITIQTAQNGEYTLQLGQQDGEPHMGIQLIDVYGLYSVFSNPIAYITPQMGMTMPTLDTPFYDAQINPDIALTIAQGAFWMGLLNFWLGILNMMPIFPLDGGRVFWEIIESLLEKQNTIKNTKKATKWIVGTISIIFIAIYLAPIIYLLMI; encoded by the coding sequence ATGGAAATATACTACCTAATACTAGCCTTCTTCGCATTCTGGATAATCCTAAACATACTAAACTACAAAGGATACCTAGAACGCCTAGGGTTCTCTCTAGACAGCGCTCTATTCCTAGCATGGAGAACCGAAAAAGGAAAACAACTGATGGATTACATCGCAAAAAGATGGCGCAAACCCCTAAAAAAACTAGGAACCCTCAACATAATCCTATCACTAGCAGCAATCCTAATAGTAACCATATTCCTAGCATTCCAACTATTCATAATAGTACTAGGCCCCGACCTAGTAACAGACGTAGCAATATCAGAAGCAATACTCCTACCAGGACTAGCCCTACCCATAATATTCGGCCTAATAGCCCTAATCGTAGCAGTAGTAATACACGAGTTCTCCCACGCAATATACGCAAGAGTAGAAAACATAGGAGTCGAATCAGTCGGATTCGGCCTACTAGCCGTACTACCACTAGCATTCGTCGAACCCAAAATAGAAGACATAAAACAAAGCACCAGAATACAAAAACTAAAGATGTTCTCAAGCGGCCCAGCATCAAACATATACCTAGCCGCAATCTCAATAATAATAGTCTTCCTAATTATAACAACAACATTCACACCAGTATCCCCAGGAATAGGAGTCGTCGAAGTACAAGAAAACTCACCAGCCTACCAAGCAGGCATACAAGAAGACATGATAATAACAGGCGTAAACAACCAAACAATAGAAACCCACCAAGAATTCCAAGACATCATCAACCAACACAACCCCGGAGACACAATAACAATACAAACCGCCCAAAACGGAGAATACACACTACAACTAGGACAACAAGACGGAGAACCCCACATGGGAATACAACTAATCGACGTATACGGACTATACTCAGTATTCTCAAACCCAATAGCCTACATAACACCACAAATGGGAATGACAATGCCAACACTCGACACACCATTCTACGACGCCCAAATAAACCCAGACATAGCCCTAACAATAGCACAAGGCGCATTCTGGATGGGACTACTCAACTTCTGGCTCGGAATACTAAACATGATGCCAATATTCCCACTAGACGGAGGAAGAGTATTCTGGGAAATCATAGAATCACTACTAGAAAAACAAAACACAATCAAAAACACAAAAAAAGCAACAAAATGGATAGTCGGAACAATAAGCATAATATTCATAGCAATATACCTAGCACCAATAATCTACCTACTAATGATATAA
- the ilvE gene encoding branched-chain-amino-acid transaminase: MTYVYIDGDYVHEEEASVSVFDHGLLYGDGVFEGIRAYEGKVFKLEEHIDRLYRSAKAIKLDIPITKKEMNQAIIKTLQKNELKNAYIRPLITRGVGSLGLDPQKCPKPTVIIIVQEWDAMYGDLYSQGLKAVTVAVRRNSIDALPPNIKSLNYLNNILAKIEANVKGGDEAIFLNQQGKISEGSGDNLFIIQDNQIYTPPALNNLKGITRKTAIDIAKNKGIEVQETDLGLFDIYTADEIFVTGTAAEIAPIVKVDGRQIGDGNPGKITKKLMDKFKEITGEIGTPIYG; the protein is encoded by the coding sequence ATGACATATGTCTACATAGATGGCGATTACGTCCATGAAGAAGAAGCATCTGTAAGCGTTTTCGACCACGGATTGCTGTATGGCGATGGAGTTTTTGAAGGCATAAGAGCATACGAAGGAAAAGTATTCAAGCTCGAAGAACACATCGACCGTTTATACCGCTCAGCAAAAGCTATAAAACTAGATATCCCGATAACAAAAAAAGAAATGAACCAAGCAATCATAAAAACACTTCAGAAAAACGAACTAAAAAACGCATACATAAGACCATTAATCACAAGAGGCGTAGGTTCACTAGGACTCGACCCACAAAAATGTCCAAAACCAACAGTAATAATAATAGTCCAAGAATGGGACGCAATGTACGGCGACCTCTACAGCCAAGGCCTAAAAGCAGTAACCGTAGCTGTTAGAAGAAACTCAATAGACGCATTACCACCAAACATAAAATCACTAAACTACCTCAACAACATACTCGCCAAAATCGAAGCAAACGTCAAAGGAGGAGACGAAGCAATATTCCTCAACCAACAAGGAAAAATATCTGAAGGCTCCGGAGACAACCTATTCATAATACAAGACAACCAGATATACACACCACCTGCACTAAACAACCTAAAAGGAATAACACGTAAAACAGCAATAGACATAGCCAAAAACAAAGGAATCGAAGTACAAGAAACCGATTTAGGACTATTCGATATATACACAGCAGATGAAATATTTGTAACAGGCACTGCAGCAGAAATCGCTCCAATAGTAAAAGTAGATGGCCGACAAATCGGCGACGGCAACCCAGGAAAAATAACCAAAAAACTAATGGATAAATTCAAAGAAATAACAGGAGAGATCGGAACACCCATATACGGCTAA